A portion of the Streptomyces sp. YPW6 genome contains these proteins:
- a CDS encoding ABC transporter ATP-binding protein, protein MPETPAERTDRSAVRSLLRLWPYVRPVRVRLFTAAFVAILASCLGLVIPLVLKWMVDGPVADRDPGGVWLGALYLLLLGITEALLFGFRRWLVARPLAGVEASMRADLFRHLQRLPVAFHDRWASGQLLSRGTTDLMLLRMFLAFPLTFLVVNTATILVGFVLLFAQDWTLGLVLLAPAVPLIVLCSLFETKYSVVARRAQDQVGDLTTVVEESVLGIRIVKGFGRHRSQARAFQALSHRLRSTELGKARLLAGIWALITTIPELAIGAALVLGTIQVADGTLSAGTLVAFLSTALTLRWPVESIGFLLAMSQEAATATDRYFEVMDVAEERGAVAVREGAPATAPGMVFEGVAFRYPDADPDSPPVLSGIDLHIRPGETLALVGGTGSGKTTLTALVPRLHEVTGGRITLDGEDIATMERSRLRELVSVAFEEPTLFSATVGENVTMGAADADEAQVRRALSVAQADFVHDLPQGLDTEVGEQGLSLSGGQRQRLALARAVVGEPRFLVLDDPLSALDVHTETLVEAALREVLARTTAVVVAHRPSTVMLADRVALLSGGRIAAVGTHQELLRDNAEYAWLMSGAESGPVPGRTSPGVPTGAPAEQVPAEEGSAR, encoded by the coding sequence ATGCCCGAAACCCCCGCAGAACGCACGGACCGGTCCGCCGTGCGCTCCCTCCTGCGCCTGTGGCCGTATGTCCGACCCGTGCGGGTGCGCCTGTTCACGGCCGCCTTCGTGGCGATCCTGGCGTCCTGTCTGGGCCTGGTGATCCCGCTGGTCCTGAAGTGGATGGTGGACGGCCCGGTCGCCGACCGCGATCCGGGCGGGGTGTGGCTGGGGGCGCTGTACCTGCTGCTGCTCGGCATCACGGAGGCGCTGCTGTTCGGGTTCCGGCGGTGGCTGGTGGCGCGGCCGCTGGCCGGGGTCGAGGCGTCGATGCGGGCGGATCTCTTCCGCCATCTGCAACGGCTGCCGGTCGCGTTCCACGACCGCTGGGCCTCGGGGCAGCTGCTGTCGCGCGGGACGACGGACCTGATGCTGCTGCGGATGTTCCTGGCGTTCCCCCTGACCTTCCTGGTCGTCAACACGGCGACGATCCTCGTCGGGTTCGTCCTTCTGTTCGCCCAGGACTGGACGCTCGGGCTCGTGCTGCTGGCGCCAGCGGTGCCGCTGATCGTCCTGTGCTCGCTGTTCGAGACGAAGTACTCGGTGGTCGCGCGCCGGGCCCAGGACCAGGTCGGCGACCTCACCACGGTCGTCGAGGAGAGCGTCCTGGGCATCCGCATCGTCAAGGGCTTCGGCCGGCACCGCAGCCAGGCACGGGCGTTCCAGGCGCTGTCGCACCGGTTGCGTTCCACGGAACTGGGCAAGGCCCGGCTGCTCGCCGGGATCTGGGCGCTGATCACCACCATCCCCGAGCTGGCGATCGGCGCGGCCCTGGTGCTCGGCACGATCCAGGTGGCGGACGGGACGCTGTCGGCGGGCACGCTGGTGGCGTTCCTGTCCACGGCGCTCACGCTGCGCTGGCCGGTGGAGTCGATCGGCTTCCTGCTGGCGATGAGCCAGGAGGCGGCGACGGCCACCGACCGGTACTTCGAGGTGATGGACGTGGCGGAGGAGCGGGGCGCCGTCGCCGTACGCGAGGGCGCGCCGGCCACCGCGCCGGGGATGGTGTTCGAGGGTGTCGCGTTCCGCTACCCGGACGCGGACCCGGACTCCCCGCCCGTCCTGTCCGGGATCGATCTGCACATCCGGCCGGGCGAGACGCTGGCCCTCGTCGGGGGCACGGGGTCGGGCAAGACGACGCTGACGGCGCTGGTGCCCCGGCTGCACGAGGTGACCGGCGGGCGGATCACGCTGGACGGCGAGGACATCGCCACGATGGAGCGCTCGCGGCTGCGGGAGCTGGTGTCGGTGGCGTTCGAGGAGCCGACACTGTTCTCCGCGACGGTCGGCGAGAACGTGACGATGGGCGCGGCGGACGCGGACGAGGCGCAGGTGCGCCGGGCGCTGTCGGTGGCCCAGGCGGACTTCGTGCACGACCTGCCGCAGGGGTTGGACACCGAGGTCGGCGAGCAAGGCCTGAGCCTCTCCGGCGGCCAGCGCCAGCGCCTGGCCCTGGCCCGCGCGGTGGTCGGCGAGCCCCGCTTCCTGGTGCTGGACGACCCGCTCTCCGCGCTGGACGTACACACGGAGACGCTGGTGGAGGCCGCGCTGCGGGAGGTCCTGGCGCGGACGACGGCGGTGGTCGTGGCGCACCGCCCGTCGACCGTGATGCTGGCCGACCGGGTGGCGCTGCTGTCCGGGGGCCGGATCGCCGCGGTCGGCACGCATCAGGAGCTGCTGCGCGACAACGCGGAGTACGCGTGGCTGATGTCGGGCGCGGAGTCCGGTCCCGTACCGGGACGGACGTCCCCCGGGGTGCCGACGGGCGCCCCCGCCGAGCAGGTTCCCGCCGAGGAGGGCAGTGCCCGATGA
- a CDS encoding NAD(P)/FAD-dependent oxidoreductase yields the protein MAGTATVVGAGIGGLATANGLRRAGWSVTVLERRTALERYGAAFGIHPTAQSALERLGIGDALREHAVPYRDAGIRTPDGKPIARLPLERIERTAGRPELLISRPYLLDALLAGLDTFGDVPVRLGERVTDVAALAAGQDLVIGADGIRSTVRSARFGDRSGPRPVGTVAWIGIADMESPVHGETWGSGRFFGLTPVEPGRTNWYAAVPEATTADELRGLFADWHDPIPRVLDATDPGTWIRYEMRHLHPALPSFVSTGPGPVATAPVALVGDAAHAMTPNLGQGACTAILDADALTRALAAAPPGPAGVAGALRAYDRERRRRAQRTAFASRALHRFMSTEHTRLRDAALRLLPG from the coding sequence ATGGCAGGTACGGCGACCGTGGTCGGTGCGGGCATCGGCGGACTGGCGACCGCGAACGGGCTCCGCCGCGCGGGCTGGAGCGTGACGGTGCTGGAGCGCCGCACGGCGCTGGAGCGGTACGGAGCGGCCTTCGGTATCCATCCCACCGCCCAGTCCGCGCTCGAACGCCTCGGCATCGGCGACGCCCTGCGCGAGCACGCCGTGCCGTACCGCGACGCAGGCATCCGCACCCCCGACGGGAAGCCGATCGCCCGGCTCCCGCTGGAACGCATCGAACGCACGGCGGGCCGCCCCGAACTCCTCATCTCCCGGCCGTACTTGCTCGATGCACTGCTGGCCGGCCTGGACACCTTCGGTGACGTACCGGTGAGACTCGGCGAGCGGGTCACCGACGTGGCCGCCCTCGCCGCCGGGCAGGACCTGGTGATCGGTGCCGACGGTATCCGCAGCACGGTCCGCTCCGCGCGCTTCGGCGACCGCAGTGGCCCGCGCCCGGTCGGCACCGTCGCCTGGATCGGCATCGCGGACATGGAGAGCCCCGTGCACGGCGAGACCTGGGGGAGTGGTCGCTTCTTCGGGCTGACCCCGGTCGAGCCGGGCCGCACCAACTGGTACGCCGCCGTCCCCGAGGCCACCACGGCCGACGAGCTGCGCGGCCTCTTCGCCGACTGGCACGACCCGATTCCGCGCGTCCTGGACGCGACCGACCCGGGGACCTGGATCCGCTACGAGATGCGCCACCTGCACCCGGCGCTGCCGTCCTTCGTCTCCACCGGCCCCGGGCCCGTCGCCACGGCTCCCGTCGCCCTGGTCGGGGACGCGGCCCACGCCATGACGCCCAACCTGGGCCAGGGCGCCTGCACGGCGATCCTGGACGCGGACGCGCTGACCCGCGCGCTCGCCGCCGCGCCGCCGGGTCCGGCGGGCGTCGCCGGCGCTCTGCGCGCCTACGATCGCGAACGCCGCCGCAGAGCCCAGCGGACCGCCTTCGCCTCGCGGGCCCTGCACCGCTTCATGAGCACGGAGCACACCCGCCTGCGGGACGCGGCCCTACGGCTGCTGCCGGGGTGA
- a CDS encoding TetR/AcrR family transcriptional regulator: MNPDRRDRLRDAAIEVLARDGGRGLTHRAVDRTAEVPPGTTKNYFPTRDAVLRAVAERCLEQYLALTAHLAACAGPSDREGLVALFRSLLENVAGPGRARLLAVLELQAEATRRPWLSGILDPMASGDFAGFELAQRTAGLPVTPPRAAVVTLALHAAVPHLLTDGPDTLAAAGLDDPDRFVRDLLDTVYPPDATT, encoded by the coding sequence GTGAATCCGGACCGGCGGGACCGGCTGCGGGACGCGGCGATCGAGGTATTGGCCCGGGACGGCGGGCGCGGGCTGACGCACCGGGCCGTGGACCGGACGGCCGAGGTGCCACCCGGGACCACCAAGAACTACTTCCCGACCCGGGACGCCGTCCTGCGCGCGGTGGCCGAACGCTGTCTGGAGCAGTACCTCGCGCTCACCGCACACCTGGCCGCCTGCGCGGGCCCCTCGGACCGCGAGGGGTTGGTCGCCCTCTTCCGCTCACTCCTGGAGAACGTCGCGGGGCCGGGGCGCGCCCGCCTCCTCGCGGTTCTGGAGCTCCAGGCGGAGGCGACCCGGCGCCCCTGGCTCTCCGGCATCCTCGACCCGATGGCGAGCGGCGACTTCGCGGGGTTCGAGCTGGCCCAGCGCACCGCCGGACTGCCCGTGACCCCGCCGCGGGCCGCCGTCGTCACGCTCGCCCTGCACGCGGCGGTCCCGCATCTCCTGACGGACGGGCCGGACACCCTCGCGGCAGCGGGGCTCGACGACCCGGACCGCTTCGTGCGCGATCTGCTCGACACGGTGTACCCGCCGGACGCCACGACCTGA
- a CDS encoding ABC transporter ATP-binding protein, whose amino-acid sequence MTATTDDASLPAAGDDSLRKKDPATPEPPSSGDPFDRDDLPAPPGATLALLFSLLAPMRGRVAVAALLLVVQQVAMQAGPLLVAYAIDTGVPAFRDHDYGPLVAVALGYALCSAGAGVLQYGFIRATARINQDVLLELRGRIFRHAQALSIDFHERYTSGRLISRSTTDVESLRELLSEGLQELIGVVLSFVTIAAVLLWLDLGIGAIATLSFVPLYLMVRMYRRRASVAFTARSTAIAAVIVKFAETMNGIRPVQAFRRERSNDAAFTELNTRHERSNGDAILEMARYVVGSRLIANTAVAGMVLWGAYRVADGTLALGVLAAAVLYLRRLYDPIDRLGMFLNSYESAAASLTKIAGLLAQTPNVPETDHPAGLPPRSGDLPGREVVFDGVRFAYRTGGEVLPAFDLRIPAGRTVAVVGSTGAGKSTLAKLLARFYDPTDGRVLLDGTDLRDLSTAELRRGVVMVTQEAFLFSGTVAENIAIGRPDATREEIEDAAKAIGAHDFIAALPDGYDTDVRKRGGRISAGQRQLVAFARALLANPSVLILDEATSSLDIPGERAVQRAMDTVLHGRTAVVIAHRLSTVEIADRVLVMEHGRIVEDGAPAELIGGTGRFAGLHRTWRDSLS is encoded by the coding sequence ATGACCGCGACCACCGACGACGCCTCGCTGCCCGCGGCCGGGGACGACAGCCTGCGGAAGAAGGACCCGGCCACTCCCGAACCACCCTCTTCCGGCGACCCGTTCGACCGGGACGACCTGCCCGCGCCGCCCGGGGCGACCCTGGCGCTGCTGTTCTCGCTGCTGGCCCCGATGCGCGGCCGGGTCGCGGTGGCGGCCCTGCTGCTGGTGGTGCAGCAGGTGGCGATGCAGGCGGGGCCGCTGCTCGTGGCGTACGCGATCGACACCGGTGTACCGGCGTTCCGGGATCACGACTACGGGCCGCTGGTCGCGGTGGCCCTCGGCTACGCGCTCTGCTCGGCCGGCGCGGGCGTGCTCCAGTACGGCTTCATCAGGGCAACCGCGCGGATCAACCAGGACGTGCTGCTGGAGCTGCGCGGCCGGATCTTCCGGCACGCTCAGGCGCTCAGCATCGACTTCCACGAGCGCTACACCTCGGGCCGGCTGATCTCGCGCTCGACGACGGATGTCGAGTCCCTGCGGGAGCTGCTGAGCGAGGGGCTCCAGGAACTGATCGGCGTGGTCCTCTCGTTCGTGACGATCGCCGCGGTGCTGCTCTGGCTGGACCTGGGGATCGGCGCGATCGCCACGCTCTCCTTCGTACCGCTGTATCTGATGGTGCGGATGTACCGGCGGCGGGCGTCCGTGGCGTTCACGGCCCGGTCGACGGCGATCGCGGCGGTGATCGTGAAGTTCGCGGAGACGATGAACGGCATCCGCCCCGTCCAGGCGTTCCGCCGGGAGCGGAGCAACGACGCCGCCTTCACGGAGCTGAACACCCGCCACGAGCGGTCGAACGGCGACGCGATCCTGGAGATGGCCCGCTACGTCGTCGGCTCCCGGCTGATCGCCAACACGGCGGTGGCCGGGATGGTGCTGTGGGGCGCCTACCGGGTGGCGGACGGGACGCTGGCGCTCGGGGTGCTGGCGGCGGCGGTGCTGTATCTGCGCCGGCTGTACGACCCGATCGACCGGCTGGGGATGTTCCTCAACTCCTACGAGTCCGCTGCGGCCTCCCTGACGAAGATCGCCGGCCTGCTGGCCCAGACGCCGAACGTCCCCGAGACCGACCACCCCGCCGGGCTGCCGCCGCGTTCGGGCGATCTCCCGGGCCGGGAGGTCGTGTTCGACGGGGTGCGGTTCGCCTACCGTACGGGCGGCGAGGTGCTGCCCGCGTTCGACCTGCGCATCCCGGCGGGCCGGACGGTGGCGGTCGTCGGCTCCACGGGGGCGGGCAAGTCGACGCTGGCCAAGCTGCTGGCCCGCTTCTACGACCCGACCGACGGCCGCGTCCTGCTGGACGGCACGGATCTGCGCGACCTGTCGACCGCCGAGCTGCGGCGGGGCGTGGTGATGGTGACGCAGGAGGCGTTCCTGTTCTCCGGGACGGTCGCGGAGAACATCGCGATCGGCCGCCCGGACGCCACCCGCGAGGAGATCGAGGACGCCGCGAAGGCGATCGGCGCGCACGACTTCATCGCGGCCCTGCCGGACGGCTACGACACCGACGTACGCAAACGGGGCGGCCGGATCTCGGCGGGCCAGCGGCAGTTGGTGGCCTTCGCCCGCGCCCTGCTGGCGAACCCGTCGGTGCTGATCCTGGACGAGGCGACCAGCTCCCTCGACATCCCCGGCGAGCGCGCGGTCCAACGGGCCATGGACACGGTGCTGCACGGCCGCACGGCGGTGGTGATCGCCCACCGGCTCTCGACCGTGGAGATCGCGGACCGGGTGCTGGTGATGGAGCACGGCCGGATCGTGGAGGACGGCGCACCGGCCGAACTGATCGGTGGGACAGGGCGGTTCGCGGGGCTGCACCGGACGTGGCGGGACAGCCTGAGCTGA
- a CDS encoding nucleotidyltransferase domain-containing protein — MDVREVARALVLERHPDARAAFLGGSVLTSRRTARSDLDIVVLLGGPPAPYRESLRYRDWPVELFVHTEDSWHGFVTPEIARRNSALLWMCADGVLLLDTDGTGARLAETAGRLAAAGPPPVTDTEREDARYALTDLLDDFAVVTDAGERLFVVTELVRRTGELALLTHGTWLGGGKWLARRLEDVAPGLPARLGEAAQAALGEAPEGLTSLVTEVLDAAGGPVWEGYRRSGPRRTA; from the coding sequence ATGGATGTACGCGAAGTCGCCCGTGCCCTGGTCCTGGAACGCCACCCCGATGCCCGCGCCGCTTTCCTCGGCGGCAGTGTCCTGACGAGCCGGCGCACCGCCCGGTCCGACCTGGACATCGTCGTCCTGCTCGGCGGCCCGCCCGCCCCGTACCGCGAGAGTCTGCGGTACCGGGACTGGCCGGTGGAGCTGTTCGTGCACACCGAGGATTCCTGGCACGGCTTCGTGACCCCGGAGATCGCCCGGCGGAACTCGGCCCTGCTGTGGATGTGCGCCGACGGGGTGCTGCTGCTCGACACCGACGGGACCGGGGCGCGGCTCGCGGAGACGGCCGGGCGCCTGGCGGCCGCCGGTCCGCCGCCGGTCACCGACACGGAACGCGAGGACGCCCGGTACGCCCTGACGGACCTGCTCGACGACTTCGCCGTCGTCACGGACGCGGGCGAGCGGCTGTTCGTCGTGACCGAACTCGTCCGGCGGACCGGCGAACTGGCCCTGCTGACCCACGGAACGTGGCTCGGCGGCGGCAAGTGGCTGGCCCGCCGCCTCGAAGACGTCGCCCCGGGGCTGCCCGCGCGCCTGGGCGAGGCGGCGCAGGCCGCGCTGGGCGAGGCACCGGAGGGTCTGACCTCGCTGGTCACGGAGGTCCTCGACGCCGCGGGCGGCCCCGTCTGGGAGGGGTACCGCCGCAGCGGACCGCGCCGGACGGCCTGA
- a CDS encoding SMI1/KNR4 family protein: MTTHPTWFSWSSFLRDWSGEWADTPADDATVTPVEADEVARRERWLGFPAASEERIAALEERLGRRLPPSYREFLAVSDGWRHAGGFITLLAGTADACWHRDASGLAEMFEGFLDDDPSPEELRDVAVWRRGLQLDVQSDATRVVLDPGDVDEDGEWAVYTWASWLAAPPRRFPDFAAFMRAMHGEFHRLRARAADGEPELACTTTRRLDAQVEQARIQALGGEWERAGRALEEAAEYGRPAAAGLRDQMDRLLGRTNLSHAEELVTDPRYAPELLPPLVAEHAAHRHRDDTVLTYRLRGAGDDVVALAHTLLEQVRSGTYRYTAAGPFGEAVDRARESARWGDTDEAWRTIREALPLWQPLGPDHLAPLGWLADPLLGPLLTPERGRELLSAPRGGQPGEPRRESDAARSDPEGLAWLADQATPGAHTSYRFVLVEGVEPQELPGLLADGKGTGLDEPMTSFEARSRWRQERREVSVFDDRALVAVGRAAARWSFAFDCDGPLFAPQQFGSPVAACADARTVVVWAGPRDRNGAPFFHLSVARGGAELYTFTCADGEVRRAGPIPPGLAPDRFFGAGKKREGAEAAIRTERALLEAIADEFGVRLPRHAITRGRLHTFTTRPWSRPPGDGEARTAARLEWRPN; this comes from the coding sequence ATGACGACGCATCCGACGTGGTTCTCCTGGAGTTCCTTCCTGCGCGACTGGAGCGGGGAATGGGCGGATACCCCGGCCGACGACGCGACGGTGACGCCCGTCGAGGCGGACGAGGTTGCCCGGCGGGAGCGTTGGCTGGGGTTTCCGGCGGCGTCCGAGGAGCGGATCGCGGCACTGGAGGAGCGCCTCGGCCGGCGGCTGCCGCCGTCGTACCGGGAGTTCCTCGCCGTCAGCGACGGGTGGCGGCACGCGGGCGGGTTCATCACCCTGCTCGCGGGAACCGCGGATGCCTGCTGGCATCGTGACGCGTCCGGGCTGGCGGAGATGTTCGAGGGGTTCCTGGACGACGACCCCTCCCCCGAGGAACTGCGGGACGTGGCGGTCTGGCGCCGCGGGCTCCAGCTCGACGTCCAGTCCGACGCGACCCGCGTGGTGCTGGATCCCGGGGACGTGGACGAGGACGGCGAGTGGGCTGTGTACACCTGGGCGAGCTGGCTGGCCGCACCACCCCGGCGCTTCCCTGACTTCGCCGCGTTCATGCGGGCCATGCACGGGGAGTTCCACCGCTTGCGGGCCCGTGCGGCGGACGGGGAGCCGGAGCTCGCATGCACCACGACGCGGCGGCTCGACGCCCAGGTGGAGCAGGCCCGGATCCAGGCGCTGGGCGGCGAGTGGGAACGGGCCGGGCGGGCGCTGGAGGAGGCGGCGGAGTACGGCCGGCCGGCGGCCGCCGGGCTGCGCGACCAGATGGACCGCCTGCTCGGACGGACGAACCTGTCGCACGCCGAGGAGTTGGTGACCGACCCCCGGTATGCACCCGAACTGCTCCCGCCGTTGGTCGCCGAGCACGCGGCGCACCGGCACCGGGACGACACCGTGCTGACGTACAGACTGCGGGGCGCCGGCGACGACGTGGTGGCGCTGGCGCACACACTGCTGGAGCAGGTGCGCTCGGGCACGTACCGGTACACGGCGGCCGGGCCGTTCGGAGAAGCCGTCGACCGGGCCCGGGAGTCGGCCCGGTGGGGCGACACCGACGAGGCATGGCGGACGATACGGGAAGCCCTGCCGCTGTGGCAGCCGCTGGGGCCCGACCACCTGGCGCCGCTGGGCTGGCTCGCCGATCCTCTGCTCGGACCTCTGCTGACCCCGGAGCGGGGCCGCGAGCTGCTGTCCGCGCCCAGGGGCGGACAGCCGGGTGAGCCACGGCGAGAAAGCGATGCGGCCCGCTCCGATCCGGAGGGGCTGGCCTGGCTCGCGGATCAGGCCACCCCCGGCGCCCACACGTCCTACCGGTTCGTCCTGGTCGAAGGAGTGGAGCCACAGGAGCTGCCCGGACTCCTCGCAGACGGGAAGGGGACCGGACTGGACGAGCCGATGACCTCCTTCGAGGCACGCAGCCGGTGGCGCCAGGAGCGGCGGGAGGTCTCGGTCTTCGACGACAGGGCCCTCGTCGCGGTCGGCCGGGCAGCCGCTCGCTGGAGCTTCGCCTTCGACTGCGACGGTCCGCTTTTCGCGCCGCAGCAGTTCGGGTCCCCGGTCGCCGCCTGCGCGGACGCCCGGACGGTGGTCGTGTGGGCCGGACCGCGGGACCGGAACGGGGCCCCGTTCTTCCACCTCTCCGTGGCGCGGGGCGGTGCGGAGCTGTACACCTTCACGTGCGCGGACGGGGAGGTGCGGCGGGCCGGCCCGATCCCACCGGGCCTGGCCCCGGACCGCTTCTTCGGTGCCGGAAAGAAGCGGGAGGGGGCGGAGGCGGCCATCAGGACGGAACGGGCGCTGCTGGAGGCGATAGCGGACGAGTTCGGCGTCCGGCTTCCGCGACACGCGATCACCCGGGGGCGTCTGCACACATTCACCACCCGCCCCTGGAGCCGGCCGCCGGGGGACGGGGAAGCGCGCACCGCGGCCAGGTTGGAGTGGCGCCCGAACTGA